One region of Mesomycoplasma ovipneumoniae genomic DNA includes:
- the topA gene encoding type I DNA topoisomerase produces MEKLIIVESPNKINTISSYLDSSYTVTSCVGHITNLAKTGEFGLGINLKTWTPSYVIDKTKRKTVTEIKKLAKKAKTVIIATDADREGEAIGASLVEYLNVADKYQRIKYNEITKPAIISALENPGLINQNLVNSQQTRRMLDRIIGFRLSSLLKTKIQNAPKIPAAGRVQSIGLKLVVEREEEIKAFIPEVYFNLSVLLKDEKRNSFEVNYFNPENESKKSDWILSQESLAEITDEIKANPFLILDEFKISQKKDPKISPLKQATVFKKMSQYSSSSVSLSLQKLYEGFGDHGLISYPRTDSTRLSETFLERGRDFISKNFGQNYIAKSIKGFAGDQDAHEAIRPTDLELSPEQAKEKYPLSQLDFQIYQLVYNTTLSAMMEVPVRKITRLLFKTSSKKHNFTYSFSEFVFDGYFKATELPELKFKPEFESLENLVDSKFEVESNFEKTIKESRHETQPPARFNDGTLIEKLDDIKVGRPSTFAISVKKLKDHLYVQSESKALIPSEFGRVVLENLLKISPDIINTNFTAKIEEELDLIAQGKQDYKEFLDNFWTQIEKITDSSKPLEKIVMEIETTGEKCPECSLDLVYRYNRKTSQRFIACSGFPKCRFLKPDPESKNTYNFKAKFKKKTK; encoded by the coding sequence GTGGAAAAGCTAATAATTGTTGAATCTCCAAATAAAATCAATACAATTTCATCTTATCTAGATTCATCTTATACAGTAACATCTTGTGTTGGCCACATTACAAATTTGGCTAAAACAGGTGAATTTGGTCTTGGAATTAATTTAAAAACCTGAACACCTTCTTATGTAATTGATAAAACTAAGAGAAAAACAGTAACTGAAATAAAAAAATTAGCAAAAAAAGCTAAAACAGTCATTATAGCAACCGATGCTGATCGCGAAGGTGAGGCGATTGGTGCTTCACTTGTTGAATATCTTAATGTTGCTGATAAATATCAACGGATAAAATATAACGAAATTACAAAACCAGCAATTATTTCTGCTCTTGAAAATCCGGGTCTTATCAATCAAAATTTGGTAAATTCGCAGCAAACCAGACGAATGCTTGATCGAATTATTGGCTTTCGCCTTTCTTCGTTGTTAAAAACTAAAATTCAAAATGCGCCTAAAATTCCTGCTGCCGGCCGTGTTCAATCTATTGGCCTAAAGTTAGTTGTTGAAAGGGAAGAAGAAATTAAAGCTTTTATTCCCGAGGTTTATTTTAATCTTTCTGTTCTATTAAAAGACGAAAAACGCAATTCTTTTGAGGTTAATTACTTTAATCCTGAAAATGAGTCCAAAAAATCTGATTGAATTCTTTCCCAAGAATCTCTGGCAGAAATCACTGATGAAATTAAAGCTAATCCGTTTTTAATTCTTGATGAATTTAAGATTTCTCAAAAAAAAGATCCTAAAATTTCACCTTTAAAACAAGCGACTGTTTTTAAAAAAATGTCGCAATATTCGTCTTCTTCTGTTTCATTATCTCTCCAAAAACTTTATGAAGGTTTTGGTGATCATGGTTTAATTTCCTATCCAAGAACTGATTCAACTCGTCTTAGTGAAACATTTCTTGAAAGGGGTCGCGACTTTATTTCAAAAAATTTTGGTCAAAATTATATAGCTAAATCAATTAAGGGATTTGCTGGTGATCAAGATGCCCACGAAGCCATTAGACCAACAGATTTAGAACTTAGCCCTGAACAAGCAAAAGAAAAATATCCTTTAAGTCAACTAGATTTCCAAATTTATCAATTAGTTTATAATACAACACTTTCAGCAATGATGGAAGTTCCAGTTCGCAAAATTACTCGCCTATTATTTAAAACATCCTCAAAAAAACACAATTTTACTTATTCATTTTCAGAATTTGTATTTGATGGATACTTCAAGGCAACTGAACTTCCAGAATTAAAATTTAAACCTGAATTTGAATCATTAGAGAATTTAGTTGACTCAAAATTTGAAGTTGAATCAAATTTTGAAAAAACTATTAAAGAATCCAGACACGAAACCCAACCACCGGCAAGATTTAATGATGGTACTTTAATCGAGAAGTTAGATGATATCAAAGTTGGCCGTCCATCAACGTTTGCAATCTCGGTTAAAAAACTTAAAGATCATTTATATGTTCAAAGTGAGTCAAAAGCGTTAATTCCGAGTGAATTTGGGCGAGTAGTTCTTGAAAATCTTTTAAAAATTTCACCAGATATTATTAATACTAATTTTACTGCTAAAATTGAAGAAGAACTTGATTTGATTGCTCAAGGAAAACAAGATTATAAAGAATTTCTTGATAATTTTTGAACACAAATAGAGAAAATTACAGATTCATCAAAACCGCTTGAAAAAATAGTTATGGAAATTGAAACAACTGGTGAAAAATGTCCTGAATGCAGTTTGGATTTGGTTTACCGTTACAATCGAAAAACTTCACAGCGTTTTATTGCATGTAGTGGTTTTCCTAAATGTCGCTTTCTAAAACCTGACCCTGAAAGCAAAAATACCTATAATTTTAAAGCAAAATTTAAGAAAAAAACAAAATAA
- the rplS gene encoding 50S ribosomal protein L19, which yields MQTRLMEIVEATQIRDFQTFQPGDNVRVHVKIQEGNKSRIQIFEGLVIKFKKNGLSSSFVVRKISHGVGVERTFLLHSPLVDKIEVVRSNKVRRAKLYYMKERSGKSARLKEIKRKELKS from the coding sequence ATGCAAACAAGATTAATGGAAATTGTTGAAGCAACCCAAATACGTGATTTCCAAACTTTTCAGCCAGGTGATAACGTTCGTGTTCACGTTAAAATTCAAGAAGGTAATAAAAGTAGAATTCAAATTTTTGAAGGTTTAGTAATTAAATTTAAGAAAAATGGGCTATCTTCAAGCTTTGTAGTTCGTAAAATTTCCCACGGCGTTGGTGTTGAGAGAACATTTTTACTTCATTCTCCACTTGTTGATAAAATTGAGGTTGTCCGTTCAAATAAAGTTCGTCGTGCAAAATTATATTATATGAAGGAACGTTCTGGAAAATCTGCACGTCTTAAAGAAATAAAAAGAAAAGAATTGAAAAGTTAA
- the trmD gene encoding tRNA (guanosine(37)-N1)-methyltransferase TrmD, producing MKINVLTLFPRYFEAFTSESIIGKAIQRGDISVNIINFRDFSQNKHQKVDDYVYGGGPGLLLQIQPVVDALEKVGGIKIALSPQGKKFDQNIAKKLAKESEITLLCGHYEGFDQRIIDNFIDFELSLGDFVLTGGEIAAMAIIDAISRLQPNVINPNSLDNETFNNFLLDYPQYSRPANFRGLLVPEVLISGNHKEIESWRQKQREINTQKKRPDLWEKYIKFKEKNS from the coding sequence ATGAAAATTAATGTTTTAACATTGTTTCCCCGCTATTTTGAAGCCTTTACTTCTGAATCAATCATTGGAAAGGCAATTCAGAGAGGAGATATATCTGTTAATATTATTAATTTTCGCGATTTTAGTCAAAATAAGCATCAAAAAGTAGATGATTATGTTTATGGCGGTGGTCCTGGCTTGCTTTTGCAAATTCAGCCAGTTGTTGATGCTCTTGAAAAGGTTGGAGGCATAAAAATAGCCTTGAGCCCTCAAGGTAAAAAATTTGACCAAAATATTGCAAAAAAACTAGCAAAAGAGTCAGAAATAACTCTTTTATGTGGTCATTATGAAGGTTTTGATCAAAGAATTATTGATAATTTCATTGATTTTGAATTGTCTTTAGGTGATTTTGTTTTAACTGGCGGCGAAATAGCAGCAATGGCAATAATAGATGCAATTTCGCGTTTACAGCCAAACGTAATAAACCCAAATTCTTTAGATAATGAGACTTTTAATAATTTTCTATTAGATTATCCTCAATATTCTCGACCAGCAAATTTTCGTGGGTTATTAGTTCCTGAAGTTTTAATTTCAGGCAATCATAAAGAAATTGAATCCTGGCGTCAAAAGCAAAGAGAAATTAATACCCAAAAAAAACGCCCTGATTTATGAGAAAAGTATATAAAATTTAAAGAAAAAAATAGCTAA
- the rpsP gene encoding 30S ribosomal protein S16, protein MVKIRLQRMGSKFNPIYKIVVADARAPRDGRFIESLGFYDPQKKVARVNLEKTYRWLHIGAQTTNTVRTIFSKKGIFETFLEQKHSA, encoded by the coding sequence ATGGTAAAAATTCGTCTTCAAAGAATGGGCTCTAAATTTAATCCAATTTATAAAATAGTTGTCGCAGATGCGCGTGCACCTCGTGATGGTCGTTTTATTGAATCACTTGGATTTTATGATCCTCAAAAAAAAGTTGCAAGGGTTAATTTAGAAAAAACATATCGTTGATTACATATAGGTGCTCAAACAACAAACACTGTGCGAACTATTTTTTCTAAAAAAGGTATTTTTGAAACTTTTTTAGAACAAAAACACTCAGCATAA
- the rpsD gene encoding 30S ribosomal protein S4 gives MSRYTGPIFKKSRRVGFSILETGKEFAKGKQRKYAPGQHGQRRSKLSDYGVHLREKQKVRFMYGLSEKQFRNTYKKATKKTGIAGTLFLQALESRLDNSVYRAGFAETRRQARQLVSHGHFLVNGKKVNIPSYQLRQGDTFELTKLKNEKIRKNEQILTALETKTAAPWLEVDKQNFKVVFSRRPERSELNQEIKESLIVEFYSK, from the coding sequence ATGTCACGCTATACAGGCCCAATTTTTAAAAAATCACGTCGTGTTGGCTTTTCTATTCTTGAAACTGGAAAAGAATTTGCAAAAGGTAAACAACGAAAATACGCACCAGGGCAACACGGTCAAAGACGTTCAAAACTTTCAGACTACGGAGTTCACCTTCGTGAAAAACAAAAAGTCCGTTTTATGTACGGTTTATCAGAAAAACAGTTTAGAAATACATATAAAAAAGCAACTAAAAAAACTGGTATTGCCGGAACTTTATTCTTACAGGCACTCGAATCTCGTCTTGATAATTCCGTATATCGCGCAGGGTTTGCCGAAACTCGTCGTCAAGCTCGTCAATTAGTTAGCCACGGTCATTTTTTGGTTAATGGAAAAAAAGTTAATATTCCATCATATCAATTAAGACAAGGTGATACATTTGAATTAACTAAATTAAAAAATGAAAAAATCCGTAAAAACGAGCAAATTTTAACAGCATTAGAAACAAAAACAGCCGCTCCTTGACTTGAAGTTGATAAACAAAATTTCAAAGTTGTTTTTTCTCGTCGTCCGGAACGTTCTGAGTTAAATCAGGAAATTAAAGAATCACTAATTGTTGAGTTCTACAGTAAATAA
- the rpiB gene encoding ribose 5-phosphate isomerase B, translated as MPKKFAISSDHAGFERKKEIIQYLESLGHQVTDLGPYNDESSSYAIYGKKLANFLLENENQIGIGICGTGLGMSYALNRFKGIRAARVTNENDAFLAKLHNNANALALSGRFNSLEESKKIIDKFLEAEYEAGRHQSRIDELDK; from the coding sequence ATGCCAAAAAAATTTGCTATATCTTCAGATCATGCCGGTTTTGAGAGAAAAAAAGAAATAATTCAATATCTTGAATCTTTAGGTCATCAAGTAACCGACCTAGGGCCTTATAATGATGAGTCAAGTTCTTATGCAATTTATGGAAAAAAGTTAGCTAATTTTTTGCTTGAAAACGAAAATCAGATTGGAATTGGAATTTGCGGAACTGGACTTGGTATGTCTTATGCACTAAATCGTTTTAAAGGAATTCGCGCGGCAAGAGTAACGAATGAAAATGATGCTTTTTTAGCCAAATTGCATAATAACGCAAATGCTCTAGCTCTTTCAGGTAGATTTAATTCCCTTGAAGAATCTAAAAAAATTATTGATAAATTTTTAGAAGCAGAATACGAAGCGGGGCGTCACCAATCTCGAATTGACGAATTGGACAAATAA
- the mutM gene encoding DNA-formamidopyrimidine glycosylase, producing MPELPEVVTVVNALKNEIIGKKIVNVLAKDESFIKEISFVEFKKILKNSTIIDVQNRAKHILFFLDNQKVLLSHLRMNGKYFTYKYPKWNKFDYISFIFSDNSVLNYNDSRKFGTFVIRDHFNLFKVKPLVDLGPEPFYINVEDFYQKIKKSTRSIKSILLDQKIMSGLGNIYADEVCFAAKISPDKIANQITLEQAKIIVEKSKEILQKSIELGGSSINSYTSLNAKEGKFQNFLKVHTKKNLPCTKCNEKILKVVVAGRGTYFCPNCQIE from the coding sequence ATGCCTGAATTGCCAGAAGTTGTAACCGTTGTAAATGCCTTAAAAAACGAGATTATTGGTAAAAAAATAGTTAATGTTTTGGCTAAAGATGAGAGTTTTATAAAAGAAATTTCATTTGTTGAATTTAAAAAAATACTGAAAAATTCAACTATAATAGATGTTCAAAATAGGGCTAAACATATTTTATTTTTTTTAGATAACCAAAAAGTTTTACTCTCACATTTGCGAATGAATGGGAAATATTTTACTTATAAGTATCCAAAATGAAATAAATTTGATTACATTTCCTTTATCTTTTCGGATAATTCAGTTTTAAATTATAATGATAGTCGAAAATTCGGGACTTTTGTTATTAGAGATCATTTTAATTTATTCAAAGTTAAACCCTTAGTCGATTTAGGACCGGAACCTTTTTATATAAATGTTGAGGATTTTTACCAAAAAATCAAAAAATCAACTCGCTCAATCAAATCGATTTTACTTGATCAGAAAATAATGAGCGGGTTAGGAAATATTTATGCTGATGAGGTTTGTTTTGCAGCTAAAATTTCTCCAGACAAAATCGCTAACCAAATAACCTTAGAACAAGCCAAAATAATCGTTGAAAAGAGCAAGGAAATTTTGCAAAAATCAATTGAATTAGGCGGTTCAAGTATAAATTCATATACTTCTTTGAATGCTAAAGAGGGTAAATTTCAAAATTTTTTAAAAGTTCACACTAAAAAAAATTTACCTTGCACTAAGTGCAATGAAAAAATTTTAAAAGTTGTTGTTGCTGGCAGAGGAACTTATTTTTGCCCAAATTGCCAAATTGAATAA
- the ligA gene encoding NAD-dependent DNA ligase LigA, whose translation MENNSKIRNEILELRKQIEIWNHHYYQLQNPLVDDLIYDKKLRELINLEQKYYYLFTLDELNSSPSQQVGSKITSKFVKIKHSVPMLSLNKAHTKSELEKWAQKAMAILENVTFFVEPKIDGISLSLIYKNGQLIQALTRGDGVFGEDVLVNVLKIKDEFIPKTIDYFDDLEIRGEIYIDNSAFDSLQTETNVFKNPRNAASGILRRYKKNQKDSSSDDFSFLSGFFYTLVEPEKHKIFRQSEAISFLKKLGFKTNDFQKKCNNLNEVFDFIGQIKQKREQLNYNIDGVVIKINEFLLYDQLGYTSKFPHSIIAFKFEDDVAKTKLLEIFPTIGRTGKVTYNAKIEPVNLGGSLISSAVLPNYSYIENLKLNLMSDVFVKKAGEIIPQIIGSVEQHEKTNFLIAKNCPKCQSELIYSESGIDQFCQNKNCPGIILQKIVHFSSKAALNIETLAEKRIQTLLDKKIISNICDIFDLKNNLEKIYSEFKPSQINSENKRAPSLQIKSIIKLLNEIEKAKNIDFHRLIFGLGIKNVGIKAAKILARYAKNISELRKLDFEILKNQNDFGPVIISSLTDYFNNQENQKLLDCLEKVNFNFKNPTISPSSIGWTSFAISGKLSKPRHEFVKIIEQTGAYFHTSITKQTAYLVTGESTGSKIEKAIKLGVKRISEEEFWELIKSKVE comes from the coding sequence CTTTTTACTTTAGATGAACTTAATTCATCACCAAGTCAACAAGTTGGTAGCAAAATTACTTCTAAATTTGTCAAAATTAAACACTCAGTTCCGATGTTATCGCTCAATAAGGCTCATACAAAATCTGAACTTGAAAAATGAGCCCAAAAAGCAATGGCAATTTTAGAAAATGTAACTTTTTTTGTCGAGCCAAAAATTGATGGAATTTCACTTTCACTAATTTATAAAAACGGCCAACTTATTCAAGCACTAACTCGTGGCGATGGCGTTTTTGGCGAAGATGTTTTAGTTAATGTCCTTAAAATTAAAGATGAATTTATCCCTAAAACAATTGATTATTTTGATGACCTTGAAATAAGAGGGGAAATTTACATAGATAATTCTGCATTTGATAGTTTACAAACTGAGACAAATGTGTTTAAAAATCCTCGTAATGCCGCAAGTGGAATTCTTAGACGATATAAAAAAAACCAAAAAGACTCATCCAGCGATGATTTTTCATTTTTAAGCGGGTTTTTTTATACACTTGTTGAACCAGAAAAACATAAAATTTTTAGACAGTCAGAAGCAATCTCTTTTCTAAAGAAATTAGGTTTTAAAACTAATGATTTTCAAAAAAAATGTAATAATTTAAATGAAGTTTTTGACTTTATTGGCCAAATTAAGCAAAAAAGAGAACAACTAAATTACAATATTGACGGCGTTGTTATCAAAATTAATGAGTTTTTACTCTATGATCAGTTAGGTTATACGTCAAAATTTCCTCATAGTATTATTGCCTTTAAATTTGAAGATGATGTTGCAAAAACCAAACTACTAGAAATTTTTCCCACAATTGGCAGAACCGGAAAAGTTACATATAATGCCAAAATTGAACCCGTAAATCTTGGTGGTAGTCTTATTTCTTCGGCTGTTTTGCCTAATTATTCTTATATTGAAAATCTAAAATTAAATTTAATGTCTGATGTTTTTGTTAAAAAAGCGGGCGAAATTATCCCGCAAATTATCGGAAGTGTTGAACAACACGAAAAAACTAATTTTTTAATTGCAAAAAACTGTCCCAAATGTCAGTCTGAACTAATTTATAGTGAATCAGGAATTGATCAATTTTGCCAAAACAAAAATTGTCCTGGCATAATTCTCCAAAAAATCGTTCACTTTTCATCAAAAGCCGCTCTAAATATCGAAACTTTAGCCGAAAAAAGAATTCAAACACTATTAGATAAAAAAATTATTTCTAATATTTGTGACATTTTTGACCTTAAAAATAACCTTGAAAAAATTTATTCTGAATTTAAACCTAGTCAAATAAATTCAGAAAATAAACGCGCTCCATCCTTGCAAATTAAGTCAATAATTAAATTGCTTAATGAGATTGAAAAAGCAAAAAACATCGATTTTCATAGGTTAATTTTTGGTTTAGGAATAAAAAATGTTGGAATAAAAGCCGCTAAAATTCTTGCAAGATATGCCAAAAATATTTCTGAATTAAGAAAATTAGATTTTGAAATACTAAAAAATCAAAATGATTTTGGTCCTGTTATAATTAGTTCACTGACTGATTATTTTAATAATCAGGAAAATCAAAAACTACTTGACTGTCTTGAAAAGGTGAATTTTAATTTTAAAAATCCAACTATTTCGCCGTCTTCAATTGGTTGAACATCGTTTGCAATTTCGGGAAAATTATCCAAACCAAGACACGAATTTGTTAAAATTATCGAACAAACAGGCGCATATTTTCACACATCAATAACAAAACAAACCGCTTATTTGGTAACGGGCGAATCGACCGGATCGAAAATAGAAAAAGCAATTAAATTAGGTGTTAAAAGAATCTCCGAAGAAGAATTTTGAGAGCTAATAAAAAGTAAAGTTGAATAA